The Gymnodinialimonas sp. 57CJ19 genome includes a window with the following:
- a CDS encoding DUF6478 family protein has translation MGQEFPGIFGGFGLGQTLKRWQRALREPKDLSLAELKRMNGDIQGMRDRLDKMAAQSRSAILSRAVGDDGIDRPDQCDWATRPAVWREEMRPKGIVGLNSPQPLSGGATVFHDANHAEMSLRQERAPHWARGANFGLVLEVYRSDGSFVSFVQDLPPEAMVGLTRNHFIAVNLVADREQPVEIYARLNIQHGPNVEQMVRQIEFDGTTGQAEFDLAYSKINEKRLEKAWLDLIVEGPKMTRIALWDMVLLRAPRADF, from the coding sequence ATGGGTCAGGAATTTCCTGGAATTTTTGGAGGGTTTGGCCTGGGTCAGACCCTGAAGCGCTGGCAACGTGCCTTGCGCGAACCAAAAGACCTGTCCTTGGCGGAACTCAAGCGCATGAATGGCGATATTCAGGGCATGCGGGATCGATTGGACAAGATGGCGGCGCAATCGCGTTCCGCCATTTTGTCACGCGCTGTGGGCGATGACGGGATCGACCGCCCGGACCAATGTGATTGGGCGACCAGACCTGCCGTTTGGCGCGAAGAAATGCGGCCGAAGGGCATTGTCGGGCTCAACTCTCCGCAGCCCTTGAGCGGGGGGGCGACAGTTTTCCACGATGCCAACCACGCCGAGATGAGCCTTCGGCAGGAACGCGCCCCCCATTGGGCACGGGGGGCAAACTTCGGTTTGGTGCTAGAGGTGTATCGCTCGGACGGGTCCTTCGTTTCCTTCGTGCAAGACCTCCCGCCTGAGGCGATGGTGGGGCTGACACGCAACCACTTCATCGCGGTCAATCTTGTGGCGGACCGCGAACAGCCGGTGGAAATATATGCGCGCCTGAACATTCAGCACGGGCCGAATGTGGAACAAATGGTCCGCCAGATTGAATTTGATGGGACCACGGGGCAGGCCGAATTTGACCTCGCCTATAGCAAGATCAACGAGAAACGGCTTGAAAAAGCCTGGTTGGATTTGATCGTGGAAGGGCCCAAAATGACCCGGATCGCCCTTTGGGACATGGTCCTGCTGCGCGCGCCCAGAGCCGATTTCTAG
- a CDS encoding argininosuccinate synthase, whose product MSAPKKVVLAYSGGLDTSIILKWLQTEYGCEVVTFTADLGQGEELEPARKKAEMMGASDIYIEDLREEFVRDFVFPMFRANALYEGLYLLGTSIARPLISKRLVEIAEETGADAVSHGATGKGNDQVRFELCAYSLNPEIQVIAPWREWDLGSRTKLIEFAEKHQIPIAKDKRGEAPFSVDANLLHTSSEGKMLEDPAEEAPDHILQRITRPEDAPDTPEMVEVTFEKGDAVAINGEAMSPASILTELNRLGGKHGIGILDLVENRFVGMKSRGIYETPGGAILLEAHRGIEQITLDGGAGHLKDSIMPRYAELIYNGFWFSPEREMLQALIDKSQEHVTGTVRLKLYKGAARTVARWSDHSLYSEAHVTFEEDMGAYDQTDAQGFIQLNALRLKLLAARNRKFTK is encoded by the coding sequence ATGTCAGCGCCAAAGAAGGTTGTGCTCGCCTATTCCGGCGGCCTCGATACCTCGATCATTTTGAAATGGTTGCAAACGGAGTATGGCTGCGAGGTCGTTACCTTCACCGCCGATCTGGGCCAAGGCGAAGAGCTGGAGCCTGCCCGCAAAAAGGCCGAGATGATGGGCGCCTCGGACATCTACATCGAGGACCTGCGCGAGGAATTCGTGCGCGACTTCGTTTTCCCGATGTTTCGCGCCAATGCGCTTTATGAAGGGCTTTACCTTCTGGGCACCTCCATCGCGCGCCCGCTGATCTCCAAACGACTGGTCGAAATCGCCGAAGAAACCGGCGCCGACGCCGTCAGCCACGGCGCGACCGGCAAGGGCAACGACCAGGTCCGGTTCGAGCTGTGCGCCTATTCCCTGAACCCTGAAATCCAGGTGATTGCACCATGGCGGGAATGGGACCTTGGCTCGCGCACCAAGCTGATCGAGTTCGCTGAAAAGCATCAGATCCCGATCGCCAAAGACAAACGCGGCGAGGCGCCTTTCTCGGTCGATGCCAACCTTTTGCACACGTCTTCCGAAGGCAAAATGCTGGAAGATCCCGCCGAAGAAGCCCCCGATCACATCCTCCAGCGGATCACCCGCCCCGAAGATGCGCCCGACACCCCGGAAATGGTGGAAGTCACCTTCGAGAAGGGGGATGCGGTCGCCATCAACGGCGAGGCCATGAGCCCGGCTTCGATCCTGACCGAGCTGAACCGCTTGGGCGGCAAACACGGCATCGGCATCCTCGATCTGGTAGAGAACCGATTCGTGGGCATGAAGTCCCGTGGCATCTACGAAACTCCGGGCGGCGCGATCCTCTTGGAAGCCCACCGTGGCATCGAACAAATCACCCTCGACGGCGGCGCAGGTCACCTCAAAGACAGCATCATGCCCCGCTACGCAGAGCTGATCTACAACGGTTTCTGGTTCTCGCCCGAGCGTGAAATGCTGCAAGCCCTGATCGACAAAAGCCAAGAGCATGTGACAGGCACCGTGCGCCTGAAACTCTACAAAGGTGCGGCCCGTACCGTGGCCCGCTGGTCTGACCACTCGCTCTACTCCGAGGCTCACGTGACCTTCGAAGAAGACATGGGTGCCTACGATCAGACCGACGCCCAAGGCTTCATTCAGTTGAACGCCCTGCGCCTGAAACTGTTGGCCGCCCGGAACCGCAAGTTCACCAAGTAA
- the ilvA gene encoding threonine ammonia-lyase IlvA, with the protein MKDFATAAKTTTSALRDLFPATPLLKNAYLSERFGADIWLKREDLSPVRSYKLRGAFNAMRKVRTEKPDQMDFVCASAGNHAQGMAFVCAHFGVRGRIYMPVTTPEQKVLKTRTFGGDAVEIVLEGDFFDETQSAAKAYCDEVGAHFLSPFDDPDVIEGQASVAVEMIDQLGRAPDHLVLPVGGGGLSSGMLSYLRAVGAETHTTLVEPAGGPSLTAALKIGAPQTIEITDTFVDGAAVARIGDRNFEVLRSVSPRDVLIAPENRICVTIQEMLNLEGVVLEPAGALSINVLEDLRDQIAGKTVVCVTSGGNFDFERLPEVKERAQKWQGLKKYFILRLPQRPGALRDFLDMLGDDDNITRFEYLKKNSRNFGSVLIGIESQRAGSFPELEERVASRGFGFRDITDDQILADFLI; encoded by the coding sequence ATGAAAGATTTCGCCACCGCCGCCAAAACCACGACATCCGCCCTGCGGGATTTGTTTCCTGCGACGCCCTTGTTGAAGAACGCCTACCTAAGCGAACGCTTTGGGGCAGATATTTGGCTGAAGCGCGAAGACCTTTCCCCCGTCCGATCCTACAAGCTGCGCGGCGCGTTCAACGCCATGCGGAAGGTGCGGACGGAAAAGCCGGATCAGATGGATTTCGTATGTGCCAGCGCGGGCAACCACGCGCAGGGCATGGCGTTTGTCTGCGCGCATTTCGGGGTGCGAGGGCGGATTTACATGCCGGTCACGACGCCTGAACAGAAGGTGTTGAAGACCCGGACCTTTGGCGGAGATGCGGTTGAGATCGTGCTGGAAGGCGATTTCTTCGACGAAACCCAATCTGCCGCGAAGGCCTATTGCGATGAAGTTGGCGCGCATTTTCTGTCGCCCTTTGACGATCCCGACGTGATCGAGGGCCAAGCCTCGGTCGCGGTGGAAATGATCGACCAATTGGGCCGCGCGCCGGATCATTTGGTGCTGCCTGTGGGCGGCGGCGGGCTGTCGTCCGGGATGCTGTCGTATCTGCGGGCCGTAGGCGCCGAGACCCATACAACCTTGGTAGAACCGGCGGGCGGGCCCAGTCTGACCGCCGCGCTGAAAATCGGCGCGCCGCAAACGATTGAGATCACCGATACCTTCGTCGATGGCGCGGCCGTGGCCCGCATTGGGGACCGCAACTTCGAGGTGTTGCGCAGTGTGTCCCCCCGCGATGTGTTGATCGCGCCAGAGAACCGTATTTGCGTTACGATTCAGGAAATGCTGAACCTTGAAGGCGTCGTGCTGGAACCGGCCGGCGCACTGTCGATCAACGTGTTGGAAGACCTGCGCGATCAGATCGCGGGCAAGACAGTGGTTTGTGTCACCTCTGGCGGCAACTTCGATTTTGAACGTTTGCCCGAGGTGAAAGAGAGGGCGCAGAAATGGCAGGGTTTGAAGAAGTACTTCATCCTTCGCCTGCCACAACGCCCCGGCGCGTTGCGCGACTTTCTGGATATGTTGGGGGACGACGACAACATTACCCGGTTTGAATACCTCAAGAAGAACTCCCGCAACTTCGGGTCTGTGCTGATCGGGATCGAATCACAACGGGCGGGCAGTTTTCCTGAATTGGAGGAGCGGGTCGCCTCGCGCGGGTTTGGGTTCCGCGATATTACCGACGATCAAATCCTTGCGGATTTCCTGATCTAG
- a CDS encoding Hpt domain-containing protein — MTHVDWTRLNELREDIGEEDFADVALLFVAELQETLGSLASDTAKAADFHFLRGSAANLGFVSLVKACAVAEAACNGGDTPDLAAIRDTFAAALAEVAPQVPELASAA; from the coding sequence ATGACCCACGTGGATTGGACCCGCCTGAATGAGCTGCGAGAAGACATCGGGGAAGAAGATTTCGCCGATGTGGCCCTGCTGTTCGTGGCAGAGCTTCAGGAAACCCTGGGCAGCCTTGCGTCCGACACCGCCAAAGCGGCCGATTTCCACTTTCTGCGAGGATCTGCGGCGAACCTTGGCTTTGTGAGCCTGGTGAAAGCCTGCGCGGTGGCTGAGGCTGCTTGCAACGGCGGCGACACCCCCGATCTGGCCGCAATTCGCGACACCTTCGCTGCCGCATTGGCCGAGGTTGCGCCGCAAGTGCCCGAGTTGGCCAGCGCTGCTTAA
- a CDS encoding fused response regulator/phosphatase encodes MGAVISNPQRGIPAQPVTAGVSATPLTVLVLDDSPAQRNMVSALLRKWGHVAIETGDPVEALTMARDPDVSLILCDWMMPEMTGPEFCRCLRAEVTETYPYVLLLTSNQERSAVAEGLAAGADDFLNKPVRPPELQARMNAGARIVDMQRELRSKNGLLERTLDELQLLYGAIDRDLDEARRLQMGSLQDTHCAFNGADVALLLEASGHVGGDMVGHFTVSDDIVALYSIDVSGHGVASAMLAARVAGMLSDASPDQNIAMTRGAEGTFTALSPEIAASRMNDLLLKEVQTDRYFTICIAIADLTTGGVRMVQAGHPNPMVLRANGKVDMVGDGGPPVGLLPDMPFTAFDVQMNPGDRLLLYSDGLTECPDSSATMLDDEGLISLMMRHKRHGGLSFLDALHDGLVTFAGTDEFPDDLSALLFTFSGRS; translated from the coding sequence ATGGGCGCAGTGATTTCCAACCCCCAAAGGGGCATTCCTGCGCAGCCAGTAACCGCGGGTGTCAGCGCAACGCCGTTGACCGTGTTGGTGCTGGATGACAGCCCGGCACAGCGCAATATGGTCAGCGCCCTCCTTCGCAAATGGGGCCACGTCGCCATTGAAACGGGTGACCCGGTGGAAGCTTTGACCATGGCGCGGGACCCGGATGTGTCATTGATCCTATGTGACTGGATGATGCCCGAAATGACCGGGCCGGAGTTTTGCCGATGCCTCCGGGCGGAGGTGACGGAAACCTACCCTTATGTCCTGTTGCTGACTTCCAACCAGGAACGCAGCGCCGTGGCGGAAGGCTTGGCGGCGGGGGCGGATGATTTCCTCAACAAACCCGTCCGGCCGCCCGAACTTCAGGCACGGATGAACGCGGGTGCACGGATCGTGGACATGCAGCGCGAATTGCGCAGCAAGAACGGCCTGCTGGAGCGTACGTTGGACGAATTGCAGCTTCTGTACGGGGCCATTGATCGTGATCTGGATGAAGCGCGGCGGCTTCAGATGGGCTCGTTGCAAGACACCCATTGCGCGTTCAACGGGGCAGATGTGGCGCTTTTGCTGGAGGCGAGCGGTCATGTCGGCGGTGATATGGTGGGCCACTTCACGGTTAGCGATGATATCGTCGCGCTGTACAGCATTGACGTATCCGGCCACGGCGTCGCCTCGGCCATGTTAGCGGCCCGTGTTGCCGGGATGCTGTCCGATGCCTCTCCCGACCAGAACATCGCCATGACGCGTGGCGCGGAAGGCACATTCACCGCTCTTTCCCCCGAAATTGCCGCCAGCCGCATGAATGACCTGCTCCTGAAAGAGGTGCAGACGGACCGCTACTTCACCATCTGCATCGCCATTGCCGATCTGACCACGGGCGGCGTGCGCATGGTTCAGGCGGGGCACCCCAACCCGATGGTGTTGCGTGCAAATGGAAAGGTGGACATGGTCGGCGATGGCGGGCCGCCCGTCGGCCTGCTGCCGGATATGCCCTTCACCGCATTTGACGTGCAGATGAACCCCGGCGACCGGCTTCTACTGTATTCAGATGGCCTGACCGAATGTCCCGATTCCAGTGCGACCATGTTGGACGATGAGGGGCTGATTTCCTTGATGATGCGGCACAAGCGCCACGGCGGTCTATCGTTTCTGGACGCGCTGCACGACGGGCTTGTCACCTTTGCGGGCACTGACGAGTTCCCCGATGACCTGTCAGCACTGCTGTTCACCTTCTCTGGTCGCAGTTAA
- a CDS encoding NUDIX hydrolase, producing MNRRFGHWPDPAQTYRPRPGIYAIIDAGDGLLASFQDAPTPELQLPGGGIDPGEQPLAALHREVMEETGYRIHSPRRLGMFHRYTFMPDYDRYAHKQCHIYVAQLGRRWSAPTEPHHTAVFLPWDVALEKLAVSGDRYFLSQYLAGA from the coding sequence ATGAACAGACGTTTTGGACACTGGCCTGACCCGGCCCAAACCTACCGCCCGCGCCCTGGCATCTATGCGATTATCGACGCCGGAGATGGTCTTTTGGCCAGCTTTCAGGATGCGCCGACGCCCGAGTTGCAACTGCCCGGTGGCGGTATTGATCCCGGCGAGCAACCCCTTGCCGCGCTGCACCGAGAGGTGATGGAAGAAACCGGCTACCGCATCCATTCTCCCCGGCGATTGGGGATGTTCCATCGCTATACCTTCATGCCCGATTATGACCGCTACGCCCACAAGCAATGCCACATCTATGTGGCCCAGTTGGGCAGGCGGTGGTCTGCCCCGACCGAGCCGCATCATACGGCGGTGTTCCTGCCCTGGGATGTCGCGTTAGAGAAACTGGCCGTATCGGGGGACCGTTATTTTCTGTCGCAATATCTGGCGGGCGCTTAA
- a CDS encoding KpsF/GutQ family sugar-phosphate isomerase, translating to MTQNQAQSLRDTGARVLRTEARAVATLADDLPVDFAPAAEAILATTGRVILCGIGKSGHISRKISATFASTGTPSAFVHAAEASHGDLGMVMPGDLVILISNSGETSELSDIIAHVARFSIPMIGISKKPDSTLMRAADFRLTLPAAEEACSLGMAPTTSTTLALALGDALAVAVMERREFQPEQFRTFHPGGKLGAQLSTAAQLMHGPEALPLVDANTPMAETLVVMSEKSFGIAGVVTHGRLVGVISDGDLRRNIAHLTERTAGEVATKQPRTITPDLLAAEAMGMMATNKITALFVLDGDGRPIGIIHLHDLLRAGLA from the coding sequence ATGACCCAGAACCAAGCACAATCCCTGCGCGACACAGGCGCCCGCGTCCTACGGACCGAGGCGCGCGCGGTCGCGACCCTTGCCGATGACTTGCCCGTGGATTTCGCCCCCGCCGCCGAGGCGATATTGGCCACAACGGGCCGCGTAATCCTGTGCGGCATCGGCAAGTCTGGCCACATCAGCCGCAAGATCAGCGCCACCTTCGCCTCTACCGGGACACCGTCAGCCTTTGTTCATGCCGCCGAGGCCAGCCACGGCGATCTGGGCATGGTGATGCCGGGCGATCTGGTGATCTTGATCTCCAACTCCGGCGAAACGTCGGAGTTGAGCGACATCATCGCCCACGTCGCCCGCTTCTCGATCCCGATGATCGGCATCTCCAAGAAACCCGACAGCACGTTGATGCGCGCCGCCGATTTCCGCCTGACCCTTCCGGCGGCCGAAGAAGCCTGCTCGCTCGGGATGGCGCCCACGACCTCGACCACCTTGGCACTGGCCTTGGGCGATGCCCTGGCCGTCGCGGTGATGGAACGACGCGAATTCCAGCCCGAACAGTTCCGCACCTTCCACCCCGGCGGCAAGCTGGGGGCGCAACTTTCCACCGCCGCGCAACTGATGCACGGCCCCGAGGCCCTGCCCCTTGTGGATGCAAACACGCCCATGGCTGAAACTCTTGTGGTGATGAGCGAGAAGAGCTTTGGCATCGCCGGTGTGGTTACCCATGGCCGCCTTGTGGGTGTCATTTCCGATGGCGACTTGCGCCGAAACATCGCCCACCTGACCGAGCGGACAGCCGGCGAAGTGGCCACCAAGCAGCCCCGCACGATCACGCCGGACCTATTGGCGGCCGAGGCGATGGGCATGATGGCCACCAACAAGATCACCGCGCTTTTCGTGCTGGACGGGGACGGGCGCCCGATTGGGATCATCCATCTGCACGACTTGCTTCGTGCGGGACTGGCATAG
- a CDS encoding UDP-glucose/GDP-mannose dehydrogenase family protein: MRITMIGTGYVGLVSGVCFSDFGHDVICVDKDPSKIEMLNAGQVPIYEPGLDALMAKNVEAGRLSFTTDLASAVDGADAVFIAVGTPTRRGDGHADLTYVMAAAEEVALAMTGYGVIVTKSTVPVGTNRKVKQVVHKARPDLEFDVASNPEFLREGAAIDDFMRPDRVVVGVQTPRASEVMDEIYRPLFLRDFPVVTTDLESAEMIKYAANAFLATKITFINEIAALCEKVGADVKEVSKGIGMDGRIGNKFLHAGPGYGGSCFPKDTSALARIGQDHAVPQSIVETVIRVNDGVKARMIEKLRDLCDGSFNGKVISVLGVTFKPNTDDMRDAPSLTIVPALVGGGAKVRVVDPQGFREGEALLPGVNWVDDPYKSVQNADLVVVLTEWNEFRALDLSRVAKKMATPRMADLRNVYSPRDAKRAGFEAYEGVGR, from the coding sequence ATGCGTATTACGATGATTGGCACGGGCTATGTTGGTCTTGTCTCTGGTGTTTGTTTCTCGGACTTCGGGCACGACGTGATCTGCGTCGACAAGGACCCTTCGAAGATCGAGATGCTGAACGCGGGGCAGGTTCCGATCTATGAGCCGGGCCTTGATGCGTTGATGGCCAAGAACGTGGAGGCAGGGCGCCTGTCTTTCACCACCGATCTGGCCAGCGCCGTGGATGGAGCCGATGCGGTGTTCATTGCCGTCGGTACGCCGACGCGCCGGGGCGATGGCCATGCGGACCTGACCTATGTGATGGCAGCCGCCGAGGAAGTCGCCCTCGCGATGACGGGCTATGGCGTGATCGTCACCAAATCCACCGTTCCCGTGGGCACCAACCGCAAGGTGAAACAGGTCGTCCACAAGGCGCGCCCTGATCTGGAATTCGACGTCGCCTCCAACCCCGAATTCCTGCGCGAAGGGGCGGCGATTGACGACTTCATGCGCCCTGACCGCGTCGTTGTGGGTGTTCAGACGCCCCGCGCGTCCGAAGTGATGGACGAAATCTACCGCCCGCTTTTCCTGCGTGATTTCCCCGTCGTGACGACGGACCTCGAATCCGCGGAGATGATCAAATACGCCGCCAACGCCTTTCTGGCGACGAAGATCACCTTCATCAACGAGATCGCGGCGCTGTGCGAAAAGGTCGGCGCGGATGTGAAAGAGGTCTCCAAGGGGATCGGCATGGACGGGCGTATCGGCAACAAGTTCCTGCACGCGGGCCCCGGCTATGGCGGCTCTTGCTTCCCGAAAGACACCAGCGCGCTGGCCCGGATCGGCCAGGATCACGCCGTGCCGCAAAGCATCGTAGAGACGGTCATTCGCGTGAACGACGGCGTGAAGGCCCGGATGATCGAGAAGCTGCGCGACCTTTGCGACGGCTCATTCAATGGCAAAGTGATCTCGGTCCTTGGCGTCACCTTCAAGCCCAACACCGATGATATGCGGGATGCCCCCTCGCTGACCATTGTGCCTGCTTTGGTCGGCGGCGGGGCGAAAGTGCGTGTCGTTGATCCGCAAGGCTTCCGCGAGGGAGAGGCGCTACTGCCCGGCGTGAACTGGGTCGATGATCCGTACAAATCCGTGCAGAACGCCGATTTGGTGGTGGTTCTGACCGAGTGGAACGAGTTCCGGGCTCTGGATTTGAGCCGTGTCGCCAAGAAGATGGCGACGCCCCGCATGGCCGACCTGCGCAATGTCTACAGCCCGCGCGATGCCAAACGCGCCGGGTTCGAGGCCTACGAGGGCGTCGGGCGGTAA
- a CDS encoding NAD-dependent epimerase/dehydratase family protein — translation MRTALVTGSAGFIGYHLCARLLADGWRVVGIDAMTDYYEVALKDSRLAMLMEHDTFAPVKARIETPGVLHDLFETHRPAAVIHLAAQAGVRYSIENPESYVEANLIGTFRLLEAMRAFPPAHSLLASTSSAYGANTQMPYAETMQADHQMSFYAATKKSNEVMAHSYAHLYNLPITMFRFFTVYGPWGRPDMALFKFTKAILNDEPIDVYNHGDMKRDFTYVTDLVDGILRLIEAVPGSDGVEGDSLSPVAPHRIVNIGNSNSVQLLDYIEAIEAATGRTAEKNMMPMQPGDVPATWADASLLQHLTQYKPKTQVTEGVANFVAWYRDYYNV, via the coding sequence ATGAGAACGGCGCTTGTCACCGGCTCTGCCGGGTTCATCGGCTACCATCTGTGTGCCCGTCTTCTGGCGGATGGCTGGCGGGTGGTCGGCATCGACGCGATGACCGATTATTACGAGGTCGCGCTGAAGGACTCGCGCCTTGCGATGCTGATGGAACACGACACCTTCGCCCCCGTAAAGGCAAGGATCGAGACGCCCGGCGTGCTGCACGACCTGTTTGAAACCCACCGCCCCGCGGCGGTCATCCACCTCGCCGCACAAGCCGGTGTGCGCTATTCAATCGAGAATCCGGAAAGCTATGTGGAAGCCAACCTGATCGGCACCTTCCGCCTGCTGGAAGCCATGCGCGCCTTCCCGCCCGCCCATTCACTTCTGGCCAGTACATCGTCCGCTTACGGCGCGAACACGCAAATGCCTTACGCCGAAACGATGCAGGCCGATCATCAGATGTCGTTTTACGCGGCCACGAAGAAATCGAACGAGGTTATGGCCCACTCCTACGCCCACCTCTACAATCTGCCGATAACGATGTTTCGCTTTTTCACCGTTTACGGCCCCTGGGGTCGCCCGGACATGGCGCTGTTCAAGTTCACCAAGGCGATCCTCAACGACGAGCCGATCGACGTCTACAACCACGGCGATATGAAGCGTGACTTCACCTATGTAACGGACCTTGTGGACGGTATCTTGCGTCTGATCGAGGCCGTGCCGGGCTCCGACGGCGTGGAAGGCGATAGCCTGTCCCCCGTCGCGCCGCACCGGATCGTGAACATCGGCAATTCCAACTCGGTGCAATTGCTAGACTATATCGAGGCGATTGAGGCGGCCACGGGCCGCACCGCCGAGAAGAACATGATGCCCATGCAACCGGGCGACGTGCCTGCCACATGGGCCGATGCCAGCCTGTTGCAGCATCTAACCCAATATAAGCCGAAGACCCAAGTCACCGAGGGCGTCGCAAATTTCGTCGCGTGGTATCGCGATTATTACAATGTCTAG
- the galE gene encoding UDP-glucose 4-epimerase GalE translates to MAEHILLTGGAGYIGSHTYVALIEAGYDVTILDNFQNASRSVVDRLEKLTGKPVSLAEADVRDATTLGSLFSEHQFDAVVHFAALKAVSESVERPLDYFDVNISGLINLLRVMDAAGCRKIVFSSSATVYGVPDETPTPETAEFRAMNPYGQTKISGEQILNQLAAADDRWNIGILRYFNPAGAHESHLIGEDPRDIPNNLMPYIAKVAAGELDELQVFGDDYDTPDGTGVRDYIHVEDLARGHVLSLGALLGDDQSHLVNLGTGVGNSVMEVVAAYKRASNRDIAHRIVERRAGDVPIYVAKADKAEEILGFRTVKALDDMCASSWGWIVGPHSSEEPEQ, encoded by the coding sequence ATGGCAGAGCATATTCTTTTGACAGGCGGGGCCGGGTATATCGGGTCACATACCTATGTGGCTTTGATCGAGGCTGGATATGACGTCACCATCCTGGACAATTTCCAGAACGCCAGCCGTTCAGTCGTGGACCGGCTGGAAAAACTGACCGGCAAACCCGTGAGCCTGGCTGAAGCCGACGTGCGCGATGCCACCACCCTTGGCAGCCTGTTTTCGGAACATCAGTTCGACGCAGTCGTGCATTTTGCGGCTCTGAAAGCGGTGTCAGAGTCGGTTGAACGCCCGCTCGACTACTTTGATGTGAACATCAGCGGGCTGATCAACCTGCTGCGGGTCATGGATGCGGCAGGGTGTCGGAAGATCGTGTTTTCCTCTTCGGCCACGGTCTACGGCGTGCCAGATGAGACGCCGACGCCAGAAACCGCCGAGTTCCGGGCGATGAACCCCTATGGCCAGACCAAGATTTCCGGCGAGCAGATCCTCAACCAACTGGCGGCCGCCGATGACCGGTGGAACATCGGCATCTTGCGCTACTTCAATCCCGCCGGCGCCCACGAGAGCCACCTGATCGGGGAAGACCCACGCGACATTCCCAACAACCTGATGCCATATATCGCCAAGGTTGCCGCCGGAGAGCTGGATGAGTTGCAGGTCTTCGGCGACGATTATGACACCCCTGACGGCACTGGGGTGCGCGACTATATCCACGTAGAAGACCTTGCCCGCGGCCATGTCCTGTCGCTTGGGGCGCTGTTGGGGGATGACCAAAGCCACTTGGTGAACCTTGGCACCGGCGTCGGTAATTCCGTGATGGAAGTTGTGGCCGCGTACAAGCGGGCCTCCAACCGCGATATCGCCCACCGCATTGTGGAACGGCGTGCCGGGGATGTTCCGATCTACGTGGCGAAGGCCGACAAGGCCGAGGAAATTCTGGGCTTCCGCACGGTAAAGGCCTTGGACGATATGTGCGCCTCTAGCTGGGGTTGGATCGTCGGGCCGCATTCATCGGAGGAGCCCGAGCAATGA